DNA from Gephyromycinifex aptenodytis:
ATACACGGCCCCACTGCGTGGACGGACCGGCTGGGCCGCGTGCGCGCCTGCGGAGGGCGCAGCATCCTCGTCCGGGTCCTCAAAGAGCGCTTCGCGCACAATGCGGCGCGGGTCGTACTGCCGCGGGTCGTAGGCCTTCCAGTCGATCTCGTCGAACTCGGGGCCGATCTGCTCGCGCAGCTGCCCCTTGGCCCCGTCTGCCATCTTCTTGACTTCACGTACTAGCCGACGCGCCTTAGCCAGGTAGTGAGGCAGCCGTTCGGGACCGATGACGACGAAAGCGACGATGACGATGATCATGAACTCGGTGGGGTTCATACGTCATGCGCCTTTCGACCGGGCAGCCTGTGATGCCGTCGCTGAGAAGAGCTTCTGCTCGGCGACGCCAGGCCTATCTAAACACCCCGGACGAGTCATGGCGCAGCGGGTCCGTCGGCGCCGGCTCCAGCCCCAGCTGCAGGCAGGCTCAGCGGCTAGGCGCAATGCGGGGAACCAGCGGCGCGACGGGCATCCGTGAGGCGCGAGAGCGCTGCGAGGTGGGTGCGCGGTGAGCCAGCGACTCACGCAGCAAGGCGCGGCCTCGGTGGATCCGGGACCGGACCGTGCCCAGTTTGACCCCCAGCACCTCCGAGATCTCCTCGTAGGAGAGCCCCTCGATGTCGCACAGCACCACCGCAGCGCGAAACTCCGGGGAG
Protein-coding regions in this window:
- a CDS encoding Sec-independent protein translocase family protein, whose product is MNPTEFMIIVIVAFVVIGPERLPHYLAKARRLVREVKKMADGAKGQLREQIGPEFDEIDWKAYDPRQYDPRRIVREALFEDPDEDAAPSAGAHAAQPVRPRSGAVYDPNKLTPFDDEAT